The Halobacterium hubeiense genome contains the following window.
AGGCCGGCGACGCCATGTCGGTCGATGTAGGTGTCGATGTCGGCGTCCGTCTCGCGGCGGCCAACGGCGTCGATCAGTGCCGGCGTGATCGTGTACTCGCGGTCGCCCGCGGCGGTCGTCACGGTTAGGTCGATCTCTCGGCCGGTATACTTGCGTGGTTGCTCGTCGTCGGTGACGGTGAGGACGCCGGCGTCGACGAGCCGGTTGACGTAGCTGTAGGCGGTTCCCTGTGCGAGCTCGAGGTCATCCATCACGTCCTGGACAGTCGCCTCCCCCTCCCGAGTGAGGTACGCGTATAGCTGGGCGAGCTGTGGCTCCTCCAGGAGATCGGCGACCGCGAGGAAGTCCTGGACGATGTCGCCGTCGGCGCGATTTGAAGTGCGTGACACGGTGGTTCTTGATTACAGTTTACAGCGAAACAGTAAATAGTGTTTGGGTCACTCCGCCGGCGTCGCAACGAGATGCTCCTCCCGGTCGCGCGTCCAGTACGTTGCGAGTCCGACTAAACTATCGCGGGCGCACAACGTTGACCGGGACCGGACAGCGACAGCCTCGGCGTCACTCCTCCGCAAGTAACGACCGGGCCCGCTGCACGTAGCTGTTCGCGCCCCAACTGCGAGCGTCGCTTATCTCGTCGAGACGTGTCCGGGCATCGGCCGCTGACAACTGCCCGGTTCGAACGAGGATTGAGAGCAGCGTTGGCGTCGTGACGAGTCGGGTATCGACGAGCGAGGCATGAATCAGGCCGAGCTGGGTGAATCCATCACACAGCAACAGCGAGACGTCGAGGTCGTTCGCGAGGGTGACAGCGGCGTTCTCGCCATCGTCGAGTGGAAATTCGCCGTCGAGGTCGACCGCTCGTGTTGTAAACGCATCAGTTCGGTCGAGGACAGCGGTTGCAGCACGTCCATGCTCGTCCTCGTAGGAGGCGATCTCCTGGAGTTCCTTGATGACCGCCGTCGGAACGATGACGTCGTAGCGGGACAGACAGCATCCGAGTGGGTCGGGATCGTTCTCAGCGACAATCCCGAGGCTCACGAGCGCGGAGGCGTCTGCGACAAGCTGGGCCATCTATGCGTCGGCGACCTCGTCGAGAAAGTCGTCGTCTAGCTGCTGTTTCAACACGCGGAGGTTCGCGGCTTCCTCGGCGCCGACGAGCGCTTTCAGTTGCTCGAAGGAGATCTCGTTGTCGTAGTAGGCGGCCGCGATCTCCTGCGTGAGTGCGTCGTCGTGGGCTGCCTCCTGGAGATACTCGCGGAGCGCGGTCACGAGAATGTCCGTCCGGTCTTCCCCGAGCACGTCCGCGAGCGCATCGGCTCGGTCAATCAGTCGGTGTGGGGCCCGAAACTGGACGCGTTTCTTCTCGCTACTCATTATGTGTACAGTGTGAGCCAACTCACTTAGTCGTTGCCGTGTGTACGATGTGAACATCATGAAGAACTGGCCGACGCACATGCCGCTGCAGGCGGGCACCACTCGTCTCCCAGCTATGAAACGTCGAGCAACCCAAGCGTTCGACACCGCCAACACGCACGAGCAGTCTTAACCAACAGTCGCCGGACAACACGGATATTGTTGGTTAACACGCTAAATTCCACCTAGCCCAAACGTACAACTACCTGCGTGCCACATACCCACACACCACGTATCGCCCACCAAACAAGTCCCCCTGTTCGCAACGCATGCCCCCCGAGCAGTTCACGACCGACCGCCAGTACCTCCACGTCCAGCCCAGCACCGACCCGCTCCAACCAGCTGCTGTCGCCCGCTCGATCACGCGGCTGCATCGAACCACGAACGAGACGCCGACCTACGAGTGGCTGTTCGTCGCGACCGGCGACACCGGCCCGACCGGCGACCGCCACATCGACTGGTACGTCGGCGGCGACGACCTCCAGCCGGTCAAACGCACGCTCCGCCAGTCCCTTCCGACGTCCGTCGACCTCGTCGAAACCACGACTTCCTACCAGCAGGCACTCGGCCTCGACAGTCCACCCGAACTGAACGCTGACGACGCTACAGATGACGACGCGGTCGCGGGCATTGAGTGGCAGGGCGTCGGCGACCGCCCCGACGACTGGCAGACGCCACTCCCAGCGCTCGAAACCTTTGCCGGCGACCACGAGGGTGATTGGCCGCTCGCAGACCTCGTTGATGGCCTCGCAACGACCGACGCCCCCGTACTCGTCCAGATCTTGGTCACGCCAAAGGCCGATTGGACACAGCGGAAAGAAGACCGCATCATCGATCTGGAGTTGAACGGTGACTTGCGCCGTCACGCACTCGGCCAGGCGATTTTCGGCGGGATCGCGGACACGATTACGGAGGCTACCGACCACGACACAACCCGGTCTCCCTCGTATCGACGCCATGATTCGGAGACCGGCCAGCACGCCGGTCGTCGGGACGCCGCTACGCCCGCCGGCCGGGACGCGCGCCGCCGCGTTGAGGACTCGACGGTGGCGCCGTCGAACGCGCGCCGCATCGAAGCGCTCCAGACCGTCGACACGCGGCAGTCGTTCGTCGTCAACGCCCGCGCTGTGGCCATCGCGCCTGAGTCGGCGACTACTGATACGACCATCGACGCGATCTCCTCGGGCTTCCAGGCTCTGCGGGGCGACCACTACCGCGTCACACCCACGACGCACCCACCAAATAGCGACGGTGCTCGCGACCTCCTCGACACCATCTCTACCCGAACCACAAGGACGAGTCCGAGCCGGCGCAAACACATGCTGCCGTGGGTCGAGAACGCGAGTCCAGCCATCGTCGCCGACCCCGCCGCCGTCGGGGCGTTCTGCGTCATCGACGGGCCCACGCTTAGCCCGGCTGCGAGTCGCGCGCTTGAACCGACGCCCGAGGATCGTACGGGCATCGAACTCCCGCCTCGGACCATTCTCGACCGGTATCTCGACGAACCCGGCATGACCGTCGGTCACCCCAAGACCGCCGACCGCACGACGTTGGACGCGATGCTGTCGCTCCCACCAGCCGTGCAGCCGCTCCACACCGCACTCTTCGGGTCCACAGGCGCCGGCAAAACCGCCGTCGGCCAGCGCATGCAGCTCGCGAACCACGCCGCCACCGACGGCGCCACCGTCTACATCGACGCGAAAGGCGACGACGCCCCCGAAGCATACACCAAAACCCACTACGAACGCTACAATACGCTGGAGGACGTCCACTATTTCGACTGCACGGAGTATCTGCCCGCACTCCCGTTCCTGACAATCAAGCCACTCCTCGACGCTGGGTTGGACCGCGAGTGGGCCGTCAATACGATTGCCGAACATTATATTGACTTGCTCGCCGCCGCCATGGGCCCCGAGCAGTTCTACAGTGCTGAGGCGGCTGTGGAGGTCATCCAGCAGTTGGTGCGTGCGCTGTTCGACCCCGTGCATGGCAGTGAGAGCATCAGCCAGCAGGAGTTGCTGGCGGCGGCCACACAGTTCCACGAGACGAGGAATCCACCGCCAGTCTCGGATGGCACGCTCCACCAGAAACTCGCGAGCACGGCCGCAAACAACCCCAACACGTTCGACAGCATCATGAGCGCTGCCACCCGCCGGATTGGGACTGCGACGAACGACGCTCGCCTCGCCCCCCTCTTCGAAGCGCACGCTGACGAGCAGTTTGATCTCCGGCGCGTGCTCGACGAGGACTGCGTCATCATCGTCGACCTCCAGGGGTATGGGGAGCGCTCCCGGACGCTGCTCGCCGTCGCCATCCTCTCGCAGTTGTGGCGTGCGCTTCAGCGCCGGCAGGCAACGACGGAGCGAGCGAATCTCCCGCTCGTGAACTGTTACATCGAGGAAGCCGCCGACCTCGCGACGACTGGCATCCTGGATACGCTGCTCTCGCAGGGTCGCGGCTTCGATCTCGGGGTGACGCTGGCGATGCAGTTCCCCGAACAGTTGCGCGACTCCCACCCCCGCGTGTACGCCGAACTGTTGAACGATGTCGGCACGATCATCACGGGTCAGATCGGCGTTGACCGCCGCCTCACGGAGCGCCTCGCCACCAGCGAGTACAGCGCCGACCGCATCGAGACGCGACTCCACGACCTCCAGCGCGGCGACTGGCTCGTCAGCCCCGCGGCGCCGTTCGCCGAACGCCAACCTCAGCCCTTCCACGTGACGTCGCCGCCGCTCCCCGCCGGCCACCCCGAGGGCAGCCAGCCGCTGACGGGGCGCGCCAGCCGCGCCTTCGAGCGCGCCGTCCAGACGGCCAAAACCCGCACTCGCGACGAGTACGGCGTTCCTGTCGGGCGTGCCGCCAGCGGGAGTACCGAGCCCGCGGCCGTCGACGACGGCGACGCGACCGGGTCGACGCGCCCGGCCGCCACCGCCACCATCCCCCACACCGAGCGCTTTCCCGAGTGTCTCACGTACATCGACGAATCTCCATACCCGATTGTCTGTGAGACCTGCGGGGACGACGGCACGAAATACCCCTCGACACCCGAGGGGCTGCGCCGTGCCATCGACTGTCACCATTCGCTCGAAGAAGTTGACCGCGCGAACATTCCGATCTGTTCGCTGGATCTGACGCTCACGAGCGGCGAACGCGCCGCCAGCGACTACAATGATGCCCAACTGCGCTTCCTCACGGCGGTCTACATGGCCCACCAGCAGCGCTTCGACCGCGAACTGGAGTACGACATCGTCTGGGACTCAATGACCAACCTCGAGGCGTACGTCGGGATTGACGCCGACGACGTCCAGGCACTGGTCGACGACGGCCTCCTCCGCGTGGACTGTCGCCGCCCCCACAAACTGTACACCGTCACCCCCGACGGCCGGGACGTGATTGACGTCGGCCACCGCGAAGGCATCGCCCACGGCGACGGCACGGGCGACCTCTCCGAATCCAGTCTCCACGTCGCCATGGTCGACGTCGGCGCCCGCCTCCTCGCCCAAGAGCTGGTCGGCCCCGACAAACCTGGGGCCCGCGTCCAGCGCTACTACGGCCTCGAGGACGGCCGCCTCGACGCTGCCGTCCTCGCCGCCGATGGGACGGTTGTGGCGACGCTGGAAGCCGAACGCATCAACAACGATCGTGGTGAGGCCATCCCCCGCGACTTCGACCAGATGGCCGCCTGCGACCCCCAGCAGGCGTGGTGGCTCGTCAAAACCCGCAGCGACGCCGCCGCCCTCCTCCGCGCGCTCCACGACCCCCCAGATGGTGCCCCTCGTGTGCCCCGCACGTACAGCGAAAACATGGCCCCCCGCAGATACAGCCTTGCGACGCCCGGATTGACCGACGTCTACACGTTCGAATACGCCCGCGACACACTCCTCGACGAAACTCGTCCCGGCTAACCCATCCGCCATTCGGATGGGGGGCGCTCGACTGGCTCCGACGACGGCTGGTGGCTGTGGCAGGCTACAGAGACGCGCTCGTCCGCAAGAACAGCCCTAGATAGTGTGCGGACCACCACAGTTCGAGCGGGGAGTGCTGGCGGGCTGGATTCGGTGACTGATTGGCTGGCGAGTCAGTACTTCAGGGGGTGTAACGGCGGGTTAGAAATGTCTGGCGAGTTTTTCTTAGTGAACGAAGACGTTTTGCTGAAGCGTGCGAATCGCCCGATGGGCTGGCTCTGTACAGTCGCTGTGGAGGGCTCTTCTACCGGTATGTGTCTGTGTAGTATCATTTCCGTCGCGCTTCGTGGGGTGACCGCTGAGTGCCGAAAGTCGGGGACGGCGAGTTGATTCGAGGGAGAACACGGTTGTCGACGACGTCTCGACGACTCGGGAGCGGCGACTCGAAAATCCCCAGACGGCGTGGTTCTGTACAACACTTCGAGGGGGAAACACGTCGTCCTCGCGGTTGAGGCCACCAGCTTGCACTCCGGGTTGGTTGACTGTGCGGCCGCAGCGAAAGGGACGTCGCTGTACAATCAACGCGGACGGCCCGACACGGACTGGCGGTATCCCCGCTGTCAGCGTCGCTCACAGCCAGCTTCGACTGCAGCATCCGCGATACCGTCCACCTGTCCATCCCACTACGCACTGTGTCCCTCCCAAGCTGACCCGCTCCGACCACATCTCAACTGACATGAATGCCGACCAGCGACTCTGTTGTCCACCCCAGCAGAACTACAGACGATTCAATGAGGGGTTCTTTGCGGAGGGCGTGGTCTCTGTAGTCGCCAGAACAGCGCGTTCAGGGGGCGTATTACGGAAAATTCAAGGCGAAAGCCTCGCCCTTCAGGGCGGGGATGAAGCCGACCAACAGTATTCAACCGCCGTCGATGGCATAGACGCGGTTCCAACACAATTTTTAACCGGTCCGACCATGATAGTATACATAGATGGTAAAGAGTACCCGTCACGCGAAATACGAACTCTATTACCACATAGTGTTCGTGCCGAAGTATCGGCGTTCGCCCCTGACGGGGAAGACGAAGGACCGTCTCGAAACCATCTTCACGGAAATCTGTGAGGACAAAGACCTCGAACTGGCCGAGTCCGAGGTCAT
Protein-coding sequences here:
- a CDS encoding DUF7437 domain-containing protein, whose amino-acid sequence is MSRTSNRADGDIVQDFLAVADLLEEPQLAQLYAYLTREGEATVQDVMDDLELAQGTAYSYVNRLVDAGVLTVTDDEQPRKYTGREIDLTVTTAAGDREYTITPALIDAVGRRETDADIDTYIDRHGVAGLATALTYAVARERGEVTHRLMAEDLDISPLAAEMILQALRPVVHEHYDIEEAGAGLDELDIDDGDGADDA
- a CDS encoding DUF7558 family protein; protein product: MRRSDAEAVAVRSRSTLCARDSLVGLATYWTRDREEHLVATPAE
- a CDS encoding type IV secretory system conjugative DNA transfer family protein — protein: MPPEQFTTDRQYLHVQPSTDPLQPAAVARSITRLHRTTNETPTYEWLFVATGDTGPTGDRHIDWYVGGDDLQPVKRTLRQSLPTSVDLVETTTSYQQALGLDSPPELNADDATDDDAVAGIEWQGVGDRPDDWQTPLPALETFAGDHEGDWPLADLVDGLATTDAPVLVQILVTPKADWTQRKEDRIIDLELNGDLRRHALGQAIFGGIADTITEATDHDTTRSPSYRRHDSETGQHAGRRDAATPAGRDARRRVEDSTVAPSNARRIEALQTVDTRQSFVVNARAVAIAPESATTDTTIDAISSGFQALRGDHYRVTPTTHPPNSDGARDLLDTISTRTTRTSPSRRKHMLPWVENASPAIVADPAAVGAFCVIDGPTLSPAASRALEPTPEDRTGIELPPRTILDRYLDEPGMTVGHPKTADRTTLDAMLSLPPAVQPLHTALFGSTGAGKTAVGQRMQLANHAATDGATVYIDAKGDDAPEAYTKTHYERYNTLEDVHYFDCTEYLPALPFLTIKPLLDAGLDREWAVNTIAEHYIDLLAAAMGPEQFYSAEAAVEVIQQLVRALFDPVHGSESISQQELLAAATQFHETRNPPPVSDGTLHQKLASTAANNPNTFDSIMSAATRRIGTATNDARLAPLFEAHADEQFDLRRVLDEDCVIIVDLQGYGERSRTLLAVAILSQLWRALQRRQATTERANLPLVNCYIEEAADLATTGILDTLLSQGRGFDLGVTLAMQFPEQLRDSHPRVYAELLNDVGTIITGQIGVDRRLTERLATSEYSADRIETRLHDLQRGDWLVSPAAPFAERQPQPFHVTSPPLPAGHPEGSQPLTGRASRAFERAVQTAKTRTRDEYGVPVGRAASGSTEPAAVDDGDATGSTRPAATATIPHTERFPECLTYIDESPYPIVCETCGDDGTKYPSTPEGLRRAIDCHHSLEEVDRANIPICSLDLTLTSGERAASDYNDAQLRFLTAVYMAHQQRFDRELEYDIVWDSMTNLEAYVGIDADDVQALVDDGLLRVDCRRPHKLYTVTPDGRDVIDVGHREGIAHGDGTGDLSESSLHVAMVDVGARLLAQELVGPDKPGARVQRYYGLEDGRLDAAVLAADGTVVATLEAERINNDRGEAIPRDFDQMAACDPQQAWWLVKTRSDAAALLRALHDPPDGAPRVPRTYSENMAPRRYSLATPGLTDVYTFEYARDTLLDETRPG